The proteins below come from a single Candidatus Cloacimonas sp. genomic window:
- a CDS encoding T9SS type A sorting domain-containing protein, which translates to MKNIVMLVITLMLLTTLSGINRICPDTGETIPEFVVSDSYSNEMPDYSPQEGRDVNSWSGTGPWGGNVRYLTTDPSNNQLVFAACGSSLTAVEGGVYFSSDGGINWQPTTLPRKAYNAVAASVSQPGTFYAGARNGLYKTTDFGVTWNAFGQTSSYILGLGVQANNGNVIVMGKSSNTGFLVSTDGGSTFNAVGVNSGFMRMFTYCSANPQRMFVVMGSSTSSVLSSIDNGQTWSAWGPAGDGWGMFISPTDSLFALIAHANGIYRTTDGGANWTNVSTGTFRSVTEYNGIYYATNNAGGIYESNDQGLTWLVSNPPVVQSTWQSATSTGSGALLGHWGGIFRATAYQQPVVASHTGLNLALVHGLAYYSDTNELWGGTEGSGIYKSSDNGATWQQSVNGLGNWMIYELQPTNHLFYQSGRMLAGTLDGVYTSLDNGNTWSYVHYQGSQVSACEVHPTNPDIFWIGSATGEIKYTTDGGQSFNLSGGGFFGFAPRLKLGKGPTGNLRLFLCFQGSATAIWYSDDLGVNFQPSTGMEGTTYQPMVAVRPIIGDQPQIIYASSNAGVYKSVDNGATYSLTSMTGFSWSVLSGYSQQVVSGKDNGVSYSMDEGVTSSSLTQNLESGANIWQIVWGSSTNQLFIALRTRGVMENRFSNDVYLSPNGLTAIPANQSIILNWTPVTGDILPVSYLIWRDAYPLISIAASETSYTDTGLINGQQYKYCITAVYDNQVQTSPTEIITAIPTIPENPPVQNLTATVDNGTIHLSWDCSGPNLIGFNVYRQSVLIAHIIDPVIRYYTDTNLPAGEYLYAVTALYLTGESAAVSLTVIVPVANEDLTAPILVTGLHSNYPNPFKQSTSINYSIKENTPVTIEIYSLKGQLIRTLLKENKAPGAYSIDWDCRDNSRKLVAEGIYFYKMKAGSYSDTKKMILLK; encoded by the coding sequence ATGAAAAACATAGTTATGCTTGTTATCACTTTGATGCTACTAACTACTTTAAGTGGAATCAATAGGATTTGTCCTGATACAGGAGAAACAATACCAGAATTTGTCGTATCTGATTCTTATTCTAATGAGATGCCAGATTACTCTCCTCAAGAAGGTAGGGATGTAAATTCCTGGAGTGGAACAGGTCCTTGGGGAGGCAATGTTCGCTACCTGACAACTGATCCTTCTAATAATCAACTTGTATTTGCCGCTTGCGGTTCATCTCTCACAGCAGTGGAAGGTGGTGTTTATTTTAGTAGTGATGGTGGAATTAATTGGCAACCAACTACTTTGCCCCGGAAGGCATATAATGCAGTGGCAGCTTCAGTTTCTCAACCGGGAACTTTTTATGCTGGCGCTCGTAACGGTCTCTATAAAACTACTGATTTTGGTGTAACTTGGAATGCTTTTGGCCAAACATCTTCCTACATACTTGGTTTGGGAGTGCAAGCTAACAATGGCAATGTTATTGTGATGGGCAAATCAAGTAATACCGGTTTTCTCGTTTCTACGGATGGTGGAAGTACTTTTAATGCCGTTGGTGTAAATTCAGGTTTTATGCGTATGTTTACATATTGTTCTGCTAATCCACAAAGAATGTTTGTTGTAATGGGAAGCTCAACTTCTTCTGTGCTGTCCAGCATTGACAATGGCCAAACATGGTCTGCTTGGGGTCCGGCAGGTGACGGATGGGGTATGTTCATTTCTCCAACGGATAGTTTATTTGCCTTAATTGCTCATGCTAATGGCATTTACAGAACTACGGACGGAGGTGCAAATTGGACTAATGTATCCACAGGAACATTTCGCAGCGTAACTGAATATAACGGTATCTATTATGCCACTAATAATGCCGGGGGAATTTATGAAAGTAACGACCAAGGACTTACTTGGCTGGTATCTAATCCTCCCGTAGTTCAATCAACTTGGCAATCAGCAACCAGTACAGGTTCTGGAGCTTTGCTGGGTCATTGGGGAGGAATTTTTCGTGCCACGGCTTACCAACAACCGGTTGTGGCATCGCATACAGGTCTTAATTTAGCGTTGGTTCACGGTTTGGCATATTATAGTGATACTAACGAACTTTGGGGTGGAACCGAAGGTAGCGGTATCTACAAAAGTTCTGATAATGGAGCAACTTGGCAACAGAGTGTTAACGGTTTGGGTAATTGGATGATCTATGAATTACAACCTACAAACCATTTATTCTACCAGTCAGGTCGTATGTTAGCTGGAACTTTGGATGGTGTATATACTTCTTTAGACAATGGTAATACCTGGTCTTATGTCCACTACCAAGGCAGCCAAGTTTCGGCTTGTGAAGTTCATCCAACCAATCCTGATATCTTTTGGATTGGGTCTGCCACGGGAGAAATTAAATATACTACTGATGGTGGGCAGAGTTTTAATTTATCGGGTGGCGGCTTTTTTGGATTTGCTCCCCGGTTGAAATTAGGCAAAGGACCAACAGGTAATCTCCGCCTATTTTTGTGCTTTCAAGGTAGTGCCACTGCCATTTGGTATTCTGACGATCTGGGGGTAAATTTTCAACCTTCCACAGGTATGGAAGGAACCACCTATCAACCAATGGTTGCTGTGCGACCAATTATAGGTGATCAACCTCAAATAATCTATGCTTCCAGTAATGCGGGTGTGTATAAATCCGTTGATAATGGAGCTACCTATTCGCTTACTTCTATGACTGGATTCAGTTGGAGTGTTCTATCCGGATATTCACAACAAGTGGTTTCCGGTAAAGACAATGGAGTAAGCTATAGTATGGATGAAGGTGTAACTTCCAGTTCCCTAACTCAGAACTTGGAAAGCGGAGCCAATATTTGGCAAATTGTTTGGGGCTCAAGTACTAACCAATTATTTATTGCACTGCGAACACGCGGCGTGATGGAAAATCGTTTCAGTAATGATGTTTATTTATCACCCAATGGGTTAACTGCCATTCCAGCTAATCAATCAATTATTTTAAACTGGACACCCGTGACAGGAGACATTCTCCCTGTCTCATATCTTATCTGGCGCGATGCTTATCCACTTATATCTATTGCAGCATCTGAAACATCGTACACAGATACAGGGTTAATAAACGGACAGCAATATAAATATTGTATTACGGCGGTCTATGATAATCAGGTTCAAACATCACCTACAGAAATCATTACAGCCATACCTACCATTCCGGAGAATCCCCCTGTGCAAAATTTAACTGCTACAGTGGATAATGGCACTATTCATCTTAGTTGGGACTGTAGCGGACCCAATTTGATCGGTTTTAATGTATATCGTCAAAGTGTATTAATTGCGCATATCATTGATCCCGTCATTAGGTATTATACAGATACTAACTTACCTGCGGGTGAATATTTGTATGCAGTCACGGCATTATATTTAACCGGGGAATCCGCAGCTGTGTCTCTTACAGTAATTGTTCCCGTTGCCAATGAAGATCTCACTGCACCTATTTTAGTAACAGGTCTGCATTCCAATTATCCTAATCCCTTTAAGCAGTCAACTTCCATAAACTACAGCATAAAAGAAAATACACCGGTTACGATAGAAATCTACTCCCTAAAGGGGCAATTAATTAGAACTTTGTTAAAGGAAAATAAAGCTCCCGGTGCATACAGTATAGATTGGGATTGCAGAGATAATTCCCGCAAGCTTGTCGCTGAAGGTATTTACTTCTATAAAATGAAAGCTGGTTCCTATTCTGATACCAAAAAGATGATTTTGCTAAAATAA